CGCCGCCCACTTCGAGCGAGCCGACCGAAATGCCGAAGAAGCTGATGATCTGCTGCCCGAGCAGCGTGGTCACCGCAATCACGCAGAACACCGAAATGGCTGCGATCCGGATGGTTCTACGCCGCTCGGCGTCGCTCTGATGCGCCGTCAGGCTCATGAAGAACGGGATGGCGCCGACCGGGTTGATCAACGCCAGCAGCGAAATAAACGACTTCAGAATGTCCATCGCACACCGGGCGCGAGCGCAAACGGCGCTGGTCCCGGTCCAGGTAAATAGGCCAATGAGCCGGCTCGTGAGCGCTTAAAGGCTGCCCTTGGTCGACGGAATCTGTCCGGCCGCGCGCTCGTCCAGTTCGGTGGCCATGCGCAATGCACGCCCGAACGCCTTGAACACCGTTTCCATCTGATGATGGGCGTTCAGGCCGCGCAGGTTGTCGATATGCAGCGTCACGCCGGCGTGATTGACGAAGCCGCGGAAAAATTCGATGGACAGATCGACGTCGAACGTACCGATGCGCGCGCGCGTGAACGGCACATGGAATTCGAGCCCCGGACGACCGGAAAAATCGATCACGACGCGCGACAGCGCTTCGTCGAGCGGCACGTAAGAATGACCGTAACGGCGGATCCCCTTGCGGTCGCCGATCGCTTTCGCGACGGCCTGGCCGAGCGTGATGCCGGTGTCTTCGACCGTGTGATGGTCGTCGATATGCAAGTCGCCATGCGCTTCGATTTCGAGGTCGAACAATCCATGCCGCGCGATCTGGTCGAGCATGTGGTCCAGAAACGGCACGCCGGTGGCCAGCTTCTGCTGACCGGTGCCGTCCAGATTGATCTTCACACGGATCTGCGTTTCGCTGGTGTTGCGAACGACTTCCGCAAGGCGCATGGTAATTCCTCGAATCTAGCTAGAAAGCGACAGGTATGTGGGATGGAAAAACGGCGGGCTGCGCGCGCTTTTCCGCAGTGGGGAAAAGCGCTTGCACGGCCATTCGGTACGCCTTCAATGCAATACGAGCTTCAGTGCAGCCAGCAATTGCGCATTTTCTTCGGGCGAACCGACGGTCAAACGCACGCAATTGGCCAGCAATGGATGCATTTTACTCACGTTTTTGATCAAAACCCGTGCCGCCAGCAGCGTTTCGAACAGGACCGACGCGTCCGGCACGCGCACCAGCAGAAAATTGCCGGCGCTCGGGAACACTTCGGCGCCCGGCAACCCGGCGACCGCGTGCGCGAGTTTCGTGCGTTCTTCGCGCAATTGCGCGGCTTGCGCGTCGAGCACGTCGACGTGGTCGAGCAGGAAATCGGCGGCGGCCTGCGTGAGCACGTTGGTGTTGTACGGCGGCCGCACCTTGTCGAATTCAGTCAGCCAGCCCGGTTTGCCGACCAGATAGCCGAGACGGATTCCGGCCAGACCGAGCTTGGACACCGTGCGCATCACTACCACGTTGTCGAACGCGTCGGCGCGCGGCAGCCAGCTTTGCTGAGCGAACGGCTGGTAGGCCTCGTCGATCACCACGAGGCTGCGGTTCGCCGCGGCGATGATGCGCTCCATGTCGGCGTCGTCGAACAGCGTGCCGGTCGGGTTGTTCGGATACGCAAGGTAGACGATCGCCGGCTGGTGCTCGGCAATCGCGGCAAGCATCGCTTCGGTGTCGAGCGTGAAATCCGCGTTCAACGGCACGCCGACGAACTCGAGATTCGCCAGCTTCGCCGACATCTGGTACATCACGAAGCCCGGCACCGGCGCGAGCACCTTGGCGCCCGGCTGCGCGCACGCGACCGACACCATGCTGATGATTTCATCCGAGCCGTTGCCGAGCAGCACGTCGCAGCCGGGCGGCACCTGCATCACACGCTTGATCTTCTCGATCAACGCATCCGGACGCGGCGCCGGATAGCGGTTCAGCGCGACGCCGGCCAGGTGCTCGCCCAGATGCGCGGCCAGCACCGGCGGCAGCGGGAACGGGTTTTCCATCGCGTCGAGCTTGATATAGCCCGTCGCGTCCGGAACCGGATAGCTCGTCATCGCGAGCACGTCGCGGCGGATGATGTCTTGAGGTGTCGTCATAGGTCGGTGGAGCGGGTCGCAAGGGAACGCGAGCCCGGCGTCGGCGGCATGCTGGCCGCCCGAGGTTGGTCTGTTTGTCTTGTCTGTATTTAACGTGGAATCGCGCGCAATCCGACGCACTCAGCCGTTTTGCCGCATCCGGTATTCGGCGCTGCGGGCATGCGCCTGCAGGCCTTCGCCGTAAGCGAGTTCGGCGGCGATCTCGCCAAGCGTCTGCGCGCCTTCCGCACTGACCTCGATCACGCTTGAACGCTTGAAGAAATCATAGACGCCCAAAGGAGACGAGAACCGTGCGGTACGAGACGTAGGCAAAACGTGGTTGGGCCCCGCGCAGTAGTCGCCGAGGCTTTCGCTGGTGTAGCGGCCGAGAAAGATCGCGCCGGCATGGCGGATCAACTGGCCCCACTGCTGCGGTTCCAGCGCGGAGATTTCGAGGTGTTCCGGGGCGATGTCGTTGGCGATCGCACAGGCTTCCGCCATGTCGCGCACCTTGATCAACGCGCCGCGGCCTTCCAGCGACGCGCTGATCACGTCGCGGCGCGGCATGGTGGGCAGCAGTTCGTCGATCGCATCTTTCACGCGGCCGATGAATGCGTCGTCCGGGCAGAGCAGGATGGACTGCGCGAGTTCGTCGTGCTCGGCCTGCGAAAACAGGTCCATCGCGACCCAGCGCGGGTCAGTGGTGCCGTCGCACAGCACAAGGATTTCCGACGGCCCGGCGATCATGTCGATACCGACCGTGCCGAACACGCGGCGTTTGGCCGACGCGACATACGCGTTGCCCGGACCGCAGATCTTGTCGACCGCGGGCACCGTTTCCGTGCCGTACGCGAGCGCCCCCACCGCCTGCGCGCCGCCAATCGTGAATACGCGATCCACGCCGCCCAGCAGCGCGGCCGCGAGCACCAGCGGATTCTTCACGCCGTCCGGTGTTGGCACCACCATGACGATTTCGCGCACGCCGGCCACCCGCGCCGGAATCGCGTTCATCAGCACCGACGACGGATACGCCGCCTTGCCGCCCGGCACGTAGATACCCGCGCGATCGAGCGGCGTGACCTTCTGGCCGAGCACCGTACCGTCGGCTTCCGTGTACTGCCAGCTATGGCTGCCGCATTCGATCTTCTGCTTCTCGTGGTAGCCGCGCACCCGCGCGGCCGCCGCTTCGAGCGCCGCGCGACGCTTCGGCTCGAGGCCTTCCAGCGCCGCTTCCAGCTCCGACATCGGCAGTTCGAGCGCGCCGACGCTCTTTGCCTCGACACGATCGAAGCGGCTCGTGTACTCGAGCACCGCGGAATCTCCGCGCGCCTTCACGTCGTTCAGAATCTGCGCGACCGAGCGCTCGATTGCTTCGT
This genomic stretch from Paraburkholderia dioscoreae harbors:
- the hisC gene encoding histidinol-phosphate transaminase, producing MTTPQDIIRRDVLAMTSYPVPDATGYIKLDAMENPFPLPPVLAAHLGEHLAGVALNRYPAPRPDALIEKIKRVMQVPPGCDVLLGNGSDEIISMVSVACAQPGAKVLAPVPGFVMYQMSAKLANLEFVGVPLNADFTLDTEAMLAAIAEHQPAIVYLAYPNNPTGTLFDDADMERIIAAANRSLVVIDEAYQPFAQQSWLPRADAFDNVVVMRTVSKLGLAGIRLGYLVGKPGWLTEFDKVRPPYNTNVLTQAAADFLLDHVDVLDAQAAQLREERTKLAHAVAGLPGAEVFPSAGNFLLVRVPDASVLFETLLAARVLIKNVSKMHPLLANCVRLTVGSPEENAQLLAALKLVLH
- the hisD gene encoding histidinol dehydrogenase gives rise to the protein MSIKIRKLDSTAPDFQKSLHAVLAFEASEDEAIERSVAQILNDVKARGDSAVLEYTSRFDRVEAKSVGALELPMSELEAALEGLEPKRRAALEAAAARVRGYHEKQKIECGSHSWQYTEADGTVLGQKVTPLDRAGIYVPGGKAAYPSSVLMNAIPARVAGVREIVMVVPTPDGVKNPLVLAAALLGGVDRVFTIGGAQAVGALAYGTETVPAVDKICGPGNAYVASAKRRVFGTVGIDMIAGPSEILVLCDGTTDPRWVAMDLFSQAEHDELAQSILLCPDDAFIGRVKDAIDELLPTMPRRDVISASLEGRGALIKVRDMAEACAIANDIAPEHLEISALEPQQWGQLIRHAGAIFLGRYTSESLGDYCAGPNHVLPTSRTARFSSPLGVYDFFKRSSVIEVSAEGAQTLGEIAAELAYGEGLQAHARSAEYRMRQNG
- the hisB gene encoding imidazoleglycerol-phosphate dehydratase HisB; translated protein: MRLAEVVRNTSETQIRVKINLDGTGQQKLATGVPFLDHMLDQIARHGLFDLEIEAHGDLHIDDHHTVEDTGITLGQAVAKAIGDRKGIRRYGHSYVPLDEALSRVVIDFSGRPGLEFHVPFTRARIGTFDVDLSIEFFRGFVNHAGVTLHIDNLRGLNAHHQMETVFKAFGRALRMATELDERAAGQIPSTKGSL